The stretch of DNA AAGGCCTTGCCTTTGCAGAAGAATCTGGGTGTCTATTTCTCGAGAGCAGTGCAAAAACACGAGAGAATGTGGAGAAATGTTTTGAAGAACTTGCATTGAAGGTATGCTTGGAGATAGATATTGTGCACCATAATGTTATCTGCTTAGAGCCCTTCTTTCGATTTTAAAGCACCACATAATATACACATAAACATGAACTTCAGGCCTTGTTTGGGGGCTCATATCCTGGTCCTGCCATATGGCTCCCAAAGTGGCCTCCTGGCCCTGCAAAATTGAATTGAATGCATGTTTTTGCCAATCTTTCCATGTTTAGTTTACACTTTATAGCACCATTTACACCGAAGCTCAAGACATTTGCTGTGTTCTGAttaaactactccctccgttccaaaatataggttgttttgacttttctaggtTCATAGTATttactatgcacctagatataacgTACGTCTAGTTGCATTGCAAAAGCTATGAacctagaaaagtcaaaacaccTACATtctggaatggagggagtagtaattTAAGTAACCAAACAAAAactatactccctctgttctgtTCCAAATGATAGGccattttgacttttctaggtTTGTAGTTTGCTATGAACCTAGAATCCTAGATGTACGCTATGTCTAGATGCGTAGCAAAAATTATGTATCTCGAAAAGCCAAAACggcctataatttggaatggatggAGTATTTCTCAGAGTTAACTGTCACATACTTGTGTATGATTCTTTCTGCATGCTGATGCATAACTCAATTGCACCCTTGGTAAGGTGTAAAGACTGCTAAGGAAGCAAGTGCAAAATATGGGGAACATGATGGATTGTTGTTCTTCAGCTTATATGGAAGAGAGCAGATGGCTTATTTTCCAGCTGAAAACCTATTTTACGCATTGCATGAACCAACTCGTGATCTGCTATTTCGATGCCAGATTCTCGGGgtcccaagtctcctggaggaAGGGTCTTCTTCGGTTGTCAAGAGGAACATCCTCAAACAGAAGCAGGAAAATCATGCAAAGCACGGTGGTGGATGCTGTCAATAAATGAGCCAATCCCTTCGGCACGTTTGGTCGTCTTCGTGTGAGCTGCCCTTATGTTCTGCTGTAAATGATTTGTATCTACATGGTCTGTGAGTAAAAAGGGGGTTAAAGAATCAGCTTGGGTTTTTTTTGGGTAGTGATTATAATTGATTTGTACAAAGGACATGCTGCCTCTTTTTGGTGTTATTCAATTTTTTCGCTCCAGTTTGGtgcaccagtttggtgcatGTAGCAGTTTTTGTTGTTGCCCTTGAAATGGAATCAGCTAtctttttttctccatttttcgTTACTTTCCAGTTTGGTGCTAATTGTAGGGTTAAAGAATCAGCTCTCTCCATATCTCTTATTCTCGTTTCTTCTATAGTTTGGCTTAGGCTCTGCTTGTTTTAGCTTATTAATTGTGTTGCTGATCATACGGCCGCTACGGGACACGCAGCAAGATTTGGGTGGCCTGGATTATTTTAGGGTTAAGTTTAATTAACAAATTGGCGTCATAAGGTGCGAGTGCCATAAAACTACCAAAGGGGAAGGGTGGTGTGCGACAAGGCCCCACCAGAAGTTTAGCAAGGCTCCGTCACTTCACTCAAAATAATGAGTTTGCATGTGCCTATTTTTTACATTTTAACACAACATTTATTTAATAAGTGAAAAGCCACGAATCAAGTTCGGTTACATGATAGGAGAATAGAGTTGGACatcaaacaaaatttatttttccACGTAGTTTCTCGATCACGCGGTTAACACTTGCCAGGTCTAAAAAAATTTAGTCCCTCATTCCGTTCGTTTGTCCTAGTACCGGTAGATGAGATCGTTAAATGCCCCTGGATTCTTTGCATAGTGATCTATCTCGGCCTGCAGGACAAAAAAATGGCAGAATGGTGAGCAAATCTAAAATATCTTTACTACAAAAAAGAGCAGCAGCACAAGAGGATATGAAACAATGCTGACCTTCCGTATAGCTATAGCGGCCTTGACAAGTTTATCACCAATTAATTCATGCAAGACCTTATCTCCAGAAAGCGACTCTACCGATTCCTGCAGGTTCTGCGGTAGTCTTTGTAGTTTGGAAGCATAATCTGCAGGGTTTGATTCTGCAAACAACATGAACAGCATGAGACATGCATCCGGTGGTGACTGGTGGGCACATTTAAGTAATGATGTTTTCTAGACATATATATGATGCGAAAAAAACGTGTATTATCGGGTATATACTTCTAAGGTTCAAAATTGATTGTTAGGATTGTTTCCAAATGTCATGGGTGAAGCCCAAAATTTGGAAACAATGGCCAAAAAAAGGTCAGGCAGTAAAAGATATTCATACCAACTGGTTCAGGCAACTTAAGGCCTCTTCTTAGGCCATCAATGCCGGCAGCAACGATGGCAGCAAGACCTAAGTGAGGATTTGCGCATGCATCGAAGGATTTGATCTCGAAGTTGCTGACTAATTCAAGAGGCACGCCAGGTGGGCATGCGGTTCTCAATGGAGCCTCCCTGTTCTCTTTCCCCCAGCATAGATAAGCTCCACTCCATGTATTTGGCTGAATCCGATCGTAGCTATACACAAAAGATCAAGTGAACATGATTATTAAATAGTGGAACATAACACACTGATATGAAATGATTGCATCAATATCCTGGTAATTAAGCCCTCTAGATTATAAGGAAGGAATACATGGATTGACATCTTGTAAATATCATGCAGCTTATGTGAGAAACACTGTATCGAGTTATCCAAATTTTAATTTCATTACAGGAAGCTCTTAGAAGCTTTAATAGAAGACATTACCTGTTTgtcggttcaaaaaaaaaagaaagacattACCTGTTTGGGTGAGGAGCGGTAAATGCCAATATTGATGAAAGATGATGATACACTCCAGCAAGGAACTGTGCTCCAGTTTTTGACATTCCATAAAAGTTATCTTTACTTGACCCCATAAAAACATTCTGATCATCCTCCCACAAACTCAGATGCACGTGAGAACCAGATCCAATATCATTCAAATCAGGCCTGGAAAGTGTTGAAGCGGAAGGAAAGATCAGATACCAGATACATAAGTTTCAAATGATTGGCGATCCAATGTTGACCAAGTATTTTCAGCTCCCTTCGGTACTAAAAGAGTTCCAACCTTCTATTGCCTGCCCTGTTCACATATATTGCTACTAGCACAAACAATGTACACAGACAAATCTATTCTTCAGAGATGGTATATAAGTTGTTTCTGTTTACTACTTAATCATTAACTTAATTTCACTTGACAGCTTTCATCTATGTTCACTGAATAAAGACGAAGTTGGTCCCCATCATCTAACTATAATATgtttgttggtgtatatgtgagcccttgtatagaggcccatctagaagctcatgtataggatctatatatcccacccttctaaggtttagaggaatacaagccattattctcttcTATCCTCTGTCTAACATGGTATCAGCTagccatcctcctcctcctgcctctagccaccgccgccgccggcaggcaTGGCCGGCtagcctccggcgccgccgctctcctctgctgcttccctctcctctctcctctgttGCTGCCGGCGCCCTTGCGCCGCGCGTGGCCCCAGGGCCGTGCGCCGCACGCGTCCGCCCTTCTTCctccggatccggccgccgcagccctTACTCCttcggatccggccgccgctgccgtcgcccttgccgccgagcgcgagcgcgccgcggGGGTCGCGGCCCCatccccggcgccggccgcgctcCTGGTCGCCGCTGCGCCCCTGGATGCCGCGCCCCTAGCCGCCCTCTCCTTCCTGCCCGACGCGGATCCAACACCTGTggaggccgcggcgagcgcTCCTCTGCTCGTTACGGGCGAGGTAGCTGCTGGGGGTGGGGTGGATGTGCCGCCCCCCCGCCTCCCCACGGGCCACCAccccctgggccgccgccgccttcggtCCTTCCTGCGCCGGCCCATCCGGCCCCGGCCGCGCCGGCCCCGGCCGCGCCAGCccagctgcccgccgccgcgcgcgccgcagaCGCCGTGCGCGCCATGGTCGCGGGCGCCGCGGTcaccgcgggcgccgccgcctcggccgccgccgctcctcctcctcaggcgcggacgccgctgctgccgccgtcgccgccgctcctcttcCGTCCTAGCCGGCCTTCGGTATGCCTCCCGGCGACGCACCGTACGCTGTCGCTGCCTTCTGCGGGTCCGCGCTgctgccctcgcttgggagcgcgCGCACTCCGCGCCGCTGGCCGTGGACGCGGccgtgggcgcgggcgcggctccaACCGCGGGCGCCgcgaccgccgccgtcgccgcccgcctcgcGGCCGCCCTGGCCGCTGCCGCCCACAGCGCTGCGCCCACGACCCCCATGGCCGCGTCCGCACCACTTccagcgcctgcgccgcccgTGCCGCGCCCGCGGTGCCTCTACCCGCAATGGCCGCCAATGCTGCtacggccctcctcgccgccaagtccgaggctgaagcggctcaggagcgggcccgcgcggctaggggtggtaatgggccatggccctaatgacctcttcacagcccaataaagcccttaaaatttttagttcaaaaatacatatgtttagagcccggcccttttaggacccgatccttagattttctagttcaaaatgttgggccctttaccacccatatgcgcggctgccctcgcttgggagcgcgagcgctccgCGGCCGACGCCCCCTACTTCCCTGTCCCGCCCGTCATCCCCTTCACCGAGCacggccccctccttggtgctcctctcaTCGGCCAGCccgggggtgggggaggccgaGGGCATCGTCGACGgaggggacgtggtggtggtgctcggggCACTCCGGACCCGACTCCGGTtcccactcctgctcctggaggtacgccctggacATCCTTCAGCGCCCCATGTCCAGGGCGCATCCCGATGTGACCGTTTCAGGGGTGGGGggcgctgactgggctggctgcccggacactcgtcgctccacttccggctacgccgtcttcctaggTGGCAActtggtctcctggtcgtccaagcggcagccggttgtctcccgctccagtgctgaggcggagtaccggactgtcgctaacggcgtggcggaggcgtcctggctacgacagctcttggcggagctccacagcccgctcgccaagagcacgctcgtctactgcgacaacgtcagcgccgtgtatctctccaccaaccccgtccagcatcagcggacgaagcatgtggagatcgacctacacttcgtgcgcgacagagtcgccatcggcgatgttcgggtactccatgtcccaactgcctcccagtttgctgacatcttcaccaaggactgccctcctcgaccttttcggagtttcgctccagcctcaacatagccggtggctagttgtggctaccggggggggggtatttgccctttgtactatatttgtactctcttcttgtccagtcttgaacaccgctgcgccagtagttcagactgcggggggggggggggggtgttggtgtatttGTAAGCCcttgtatagaggcccatctaaaTACctatgtataggatctatatatcccactcttctagggtttggaggaatacaagccattattctctcctatccTCTGTCTAACAATGTTAAAACTTGAAATGGGCAGACATATCCATGTCGATCCATGAACTTACTTTGGAAGAAATGTTGCTAGCAATCCATGCTTTCGAGCAATTGATTTAATAGTCTCACGGGCATATATCAATTTGTCAGCCGCAAGAGTGCACAAGATATACTTCAAGGCTATCTCAAATTGCCCTTTTCCAGACTCAGCATGCAACTGGCATTATTTTTTAGCGGGCCGCAGaggtaaacataaaaaaaaaacaatcataAATCTTGCGAATGAACCAATAAATGTGATATCAAAATTTTACTTTAAAATCATTTTTTGCACGCAAAAAGGTAAATCACTTACCTGCTCAACCACAATGTCTGATGTTTTGAGAGAAGAATATACTTCTTGTAATATAGATGATGCGCCATCAAATGCGGAAGTTGAGCAGTAATTGGTATTATCATATGGAACCCACTGCTCAACTCCATCACTGCAGAGTTTTCTGTTAGGATCCCGTGAagaataaagtttttttttatattttcattatGAACTAGAGTCAGGGAAAGCTACCTTACTAATTTTCTGCGAAGAAAAAATTCATTTTCAAAACCCGCCTTCATTGTCTGAAAGGATAAATAACTAAATGTAAATACCAAAACAAATGCACTTTAGATCCATGAGACCAAAATGGCATTTGAAAATGTAGACAGAGAAAGTGTGGATTTATTCTTACCACATTGAATTCATCTAGTAGAACTTTAGTGACTTTCCTCAAGGCATTTCTAGGACAGTATTCCCAGGCTTCTCCAGGCCTTATTTGCATGTCAGCCATCACCATTTCCTCACGACTTGACCTTGCGACAAGAAAATTTATATTATAATAGTGAAGCCAATTTTAATAGATACATTATTAAAGATCATAACACATGAAACAAACTGATGCCACCTAAACAAGTGGAACACTAAAAGCCATGATGTTGCAATTAACATAATTTAGATTTTTATTTCATAAGAATATATTAGGTGATTAGTGACTACTAGTGAatttcgacaagttgtttaatggggagagtgagggctctatccttgagttagatgactcttttgacgataccagcagacgttttgtgaggagaattcaggaggtagagatcggggaagctttgaagaggatgaagggaggtaaatcgatgggccctgatggtatccccattgaggtgtggagatacctaggagatagagcaatagtatggttaactaagctttttaatctcatttttcggtcaaacaagatgccggaagaatggaggagaagtatattagtacctatctttaaaaacaagggtgatgttcaaaattgtactaactaccgtgggattaagctgatgagccatacgatgaagctttgggagagggttatcgagcatcgcctaagaagagtgacaagtgtgacccaaaaccaatttgggttcatgcctggaaggtcaaccatggaggcgattttcttaatacgacaattgatggagagatatagggaacagaagaaggacttgcacatggtcttcattgaccttgagaaggcatatgacaaagtaccgagaaatgtcatgtggtgagccttggagaagcacaaagtcccaactaagtacattaccctcattaaggatatgtacaaggatgcgacgacgtttgtccggacatgtgatggcaacaccactgactttcctattaacataggcctacaccaggggtcagcattgagcccttatttatttgctttagtgatggatgaggtcacaagggatatacaaggtgagatcccttggtgtacttggtgtatgctctttgctgatgatgtggtgctagttgacgagagtagggcaggggttaataggaagttagagctgtggagacgcacgctagagtcgaaagggttcagacttagtaggaccaagaccgagtacatgatgtgcgatttcagcgcgactaggcatgaggggggagacgttagtctagatggtcaagtggtggtccagaaggatacttttcggtatttaggatcggtgctacaaaaggatggcgacattgatgaagatgttaggcatagaatttcagctggctggttgaaatggcggcaagcttctggcatcctttgtgacaagagggtgccacaaaagctaaaaagcaaattctataggacagcaattcgtccggcgatgctatacggtgctgaatgttggcctacaaaaaggtgacatgtccagcaactgagtgtagcagagatgcggatgttgcggtggttttgcgggcacacaaggagggatagagtccggaacgaagttattcgggatagggtcggagtggcaccaattgaggagaaacttacccagcatcggttgagatggtttggacatatccAACAAAGGCCTCCTGAgtcgccggtgcgtaatggggttcttgagcgggtcgataatgtaaagaggggtagaggtagacctaaactgacgtgggatgagtcggttaagagagaccttaaggattggaatatctctaaagagatagctttggataggagcgcttggagactagctatcaatgtgcctgaaccttgaacttatttctttcgggtttcatctctagcctaccccaacttgcttgggaaaaaatgctatgttgttgttgttgtagtgaCTACTAGTGAAGTAATGAGACTGCCATGATATTTTAAGAAATGTTATCCCTTGTTCTTGTAGCAATTATCAATATAAATGGCATAGGAACTTCAAATGTATACATGCAAGAGAGGAATAGAAATAGAACGTAAATCAGCATACTAATGATATGGAGACAAGACTGGGAAGACAATAAAGTACCAATGGCTACTTTCAGGTACTTTTACCTTGAATTTCTTTTAGCCGTTGATCTAtggaaaatatttataaaaaataaatcaaattagtattcggtcctactttttggtacttggtcccaTATTTTGGAAGTATCACGTACTTTACCCTAGGTACTTTTGGGTACTTCCTACCTTCACCACCGTAGGATATTATCAGATGGACGGctcctatttttttcaatcattgtaaaatttctcataAAACAAATAAgaatgaaaaacagtgccacagcAAGTATTAACGAAAAAAGTACTGAAGAAGGAACTGGGCCTAGTTCAGTTGGTGGATAGTGTGGGTGTACCTAACCAGGTTCAAGTCCTCTTCAACACAAATTAGGGTGCCTTTTCCTTTATGTTTACAATTATAATGCTACATTGTTCCTCCTAGATTAGCTGAGTTTCTTTTAAAAAGGTACTGAAGGAAATGTTTGAAACAATCAGAAATACCATGGGAGCCTCAGAAGTGTTGGCATATCTGGTACAAGTCTGATCTCGCCTACACCAGTAAGGTTAGTTCCATCTGCTGGTCCATCACAAAATGAAGTCATTCCCATAACCGCAAAAGTCAGACCAACACCTTTATTCCTTGTAACCTCATAAAACCGTCCAGCTGGCACAACCTGAAAGAAAAATTCCATGAAAAATGAATAAAATGCGATATCTTATTTTCTCAAGACTCAGAAGAACACTTGCAACTCTAGGAATATACTTTTGCTACATAGTTACTAAGTTGGCTGCGTATTTtgtaaaagaagaaagaagcaaAACTAAACAAAGAAAGAACAGTAACAACGTTCATTATAAGTTGACTGCATATATGGAGCAGATGACAAAGGCAAAAAATCCAACTGATAACCCTTTTTTTTCCTAAGGAAATACTAATAGGTAACTTCTGATCCATGAACCATGAGAAGCTATCAATACTTCACATCATGTTGATTGTGGTATGTGACAGGAAAAGGTATGCTTACACGGCATCTATTTTGGCCAGAAGCATCACTCCAGATTATCCGAACGAAGAGAACGTCTTCCTCAACAGAAGTTGATGACACACCGCCACCAGCTATGGTAGTTTCATTATTAATTGATCCATTGGTAACATTTAACTTGTACAGATGCAATGCGTTTCTTCTAAAGATATCATCAACTGCTTCAATGGCTTCCTGAATGCTAAGGTCTCCGTCTTCACATGCGGCAGCTAGGACATTATAAACAACATCCCGTGCCTTTTTTGCACCTATAAATCAGCATAGTattaattaacaaatgaaaCATAAAACCAGTATGTTAAATATAGACAAATATTTGGGTAGGCAATTCCTTGATTTGAAGTACACACCATTGCAAACATATCTATAGATCGAAACCCCATGAACCAAAAGTTTCTTTTCTAATCCCTTTGTTATTAGGCAACAAGTATTTTTGTTTATCCTAATGCAAGCTACCATTCACGCACCTTGATTTCAGAGTAGATATTTAACATTTGTACTGACATGCAATGCTACTCAATCATCTTACGAACTAGTTAAGACGATGAATTACGAATATACCTAGATAATATGTCTCTGGAAAAGCATATCCATCTGTACTGAACATGACCTGAAAATGTTTGTAAATTAGAGATACCAAGCAAAGTGTGCCTTCAAAATTGGGAATACTGAATATCAGGATATATGTACTTGTAGGAAGGATAGACTGCACATAAATTGTGGGTTGCAATTGCATTGAACCTCGAGGGCGAATATATATAGGGGGTACAAGACTTGGAGGGCAAGACACCTTCCTAGGATATTCCCtatactaccaaatatactctaaaagTACTGAATGAATCAAAATGGAGTAATGTGACATGATTCTGAATATCAGAGAAAGGACTAACATCAGTAAACTAGATGTATTGGTTGAACAAGATACTTTCAAACCTAAAATGCCTAAGATGGAAGGTCTCACCGGGCATCACCAGATTTCTATAGACAGCTTCCAGAATATATATTTTCTGTTATGATCAAAGAATCAGTACTGGCAGGAACCAGTAGCGCACTAGCACTAGCAGTTAGAAGATACATACTTCTAGGTATCTCAAAATCTGACAATCAAATCAAGATGGCCAAATATGTCTGGCTTATATTACTTTATGCAGCAACTAGAAAGATTTGGATGAGTTCTATAATTTTTAGTATAACTAATTGCTTAAGTTATATGTCAACAATCAAGAGTTTCTACTCAGATAGAATGATCATAACTTGTTTATAAGTAGTTAAAACTCAGAGTAAGAACTTCTGGGGAAATTAATCTAGCCCAGTATATCTAGAACTTGAATTCTGGAATCTTTCCTGTTATTGCAGCATTTTCTGTGTTTCCTATGCTTAGACGCTTAGTCCTACTAGTGTAGGGTGCGACTGCGTACACAGTAACATACAAACAATATGCTAAACTGTGAAGGGAGGATAAGACTCAGTTCTGGTTGTCAGCAACACTGGATCGTGAGGTAAAATCTGGATTTATTTCAGTTCTTGGACAACTCTTCTAGAAACTTCCGTTCACAAGATGATGATTTACCTTCTTTATGGGAGCTAGCTCCAGAAGCTCTTTCAGTGATGATGTCATTCCATGAACACTAAGTTTTGGAATTGCCAAGCCAAAATCAAGATAGACCTGATTGTTTTTTGTTTAGGATGGTTAAAATCCATGAAACCAAAATATATACAGCAGgattaaatgatttttttttgaaatttaagGATAAAATGATAATATACCTGGGAATAAACAGATGCAAGATAAGATGCTTCCTTAGAAAATGGATAAGAAGCATGCAAAAGAACAATTTGGCACTTAGAAAATCTTTTGTCCTCAAGAACAGCACGCAAATGTAGTGGGTTGCACTTTCGCAAGTCCAGATCCTTATCTccaaaactgaaaaaaaaataggGGTGCATGTATTTAAGATATTGAACCAACCAAAAATATAACATTGCTTTTATACTAGGAGCAGAAATGCCGTCACCCTGTGTGAATCTGCACTGGCAAGTTGGCTGAAACAGCAATTTCAAGACTGCAGGTAAATAGATAGTCAATCAGGTTCTTGTTTGTAATCCGAAACGGCCTAGGACCTGAAAAAACATGGAGGGATGTAATTGCGAAATTTGTGTGATCTTGTTTTAGGTGTTTTATCTCCATGGCAAGAAAAAGGTTTTTACCTGTTAGCTCCTTTCGAAGACCATCCTCTGCATCAGTCTTGCTAACGTTGGGATTGATCTCTAAGCCACTTCTATATGCAGCTATGCTTTTCAATGCAAC from Panicum virgatum strain AP13 chromosome 9K, P.virgatum_v5, whole genome shotgun sequence encodes:
- the LOC120650880 gene encoding protein fluG-like isoform X3 encodes the protein MEARYEALRRAAEEVAAVDAHAHNLVELASAFPFLRCFSEAEGDALALAPHSLSFKRSLRDIAALYNCEASLEKVEEFRTAEGLKSISSKCFEAANISAILIDDGITFDKMLDLESHKALSPLIGRVLRIERLAETIINDESFSGSSWTLDSFTESYVAKLKSVSTQIVALKSIAAYRSGLEINPNVSKTDAEDGLRKELTGPRPFRITNKNLIDYLFTCSLEIAVSANLPVQIHTGFGDKDLDLRKCNPLHLRAVLEDKRFSKCQIVLLHASYPFSKEASYLASVYSQVYLDFGLAIPKLSVHGMTSSLKELLELAPIKKVMFSTDGYAFPETYYLGAKKARDVVYNVLAAACEDGDLSIQEAIEAVDDIFRRNALHLYKLNVTNGSINNETTIAGGGVSSTSVEEDVLFVRIIWSDASGQNRCRVVPAGRFYEVTRNKGVGLTFAVMGMTSFCDGPADGTNLTGVGEIRLVPDMPTLLRLPWSSREEMVMADMQIRPGEAWEYCPRNALRKVTKVLLDEFNVTMKAGFENEFFLRRKLVSDGVEQWVPYDNTNYCSTSAFDGASSILQEVYSSLKTSDIVVEQLHAESGKGQFEIALKYILCTLAADKLIYARETIKSIARKHGLLATFLPKPDLNDIGSGSHVHLSLWEDDQNVFMGSSKDNFYGMSKTGAQFLAGVYHHLSSILAFTAPHPNSYDRIQPNTWSGAYLCWGKENREAPLRTACPPGVPLELVSNFEIKSFDACANPHLGLAAIVAAGIDGLRRGLKLPEPVESNPADYASKLQRLPQNLQESVESLSGDKVLHELIGDKLVKAAIAIRKAEIDHYAKNPGAFNDLIYRY
- the LOC120650880 gene encoding protein fluG-like isoform X2, giving the protein MEARYEALRRAAEEVAAVDAHAHNLVELASAFPFLRCFSEAEGDALALAPHSLSFKVRRPPPAPRALSFKRSLRDIAALYNCEASLEKVEEFRTAEGLKSISSKCFEAANISAILIDDGITFDKMLDLESHKALSPLIGRVLRIERLAETIINDESFSGSSWTLDSFTESYVAKLKSVSTQIVALKSIAAYRSGLEINPNVSKTDAEDGLRKELTGPRPFRITNKNLIDYLFTCSLEIAVSANLPVQIHTGFGDKDLDLRKCNPLHLRAVLEDKRFSKCQIVLLHASYPFSKEASYLASVYSQVYLDFGLAIPKLSVHGMTSSLKELLELAPIKKVMFSTDGYAFPETYYLGAKKARDVVYNVLAAACEDGDLSIQEAIEAVDDIFRRNALHLYKLNVTNGSINNETTIAGGGVSSTSVEEDVLFVRIIWSDASGQNRCRVVPAGRFYEVTRNKGVGLTFAVMGMTSFCDGPADGTNLTGVGEIRLVPDMPTLLRLPWSSREEMVMADMQIRPGEAWEYCPRNALRKVTKVLLDEFNVTMKAGFENEFFLRRKLVSDGVEQWVPYDNTNYCSTSAFDGASSILQEVYSSLKTSDIVVEQLHAESGKGQFEIALKYILCTLAADKLIYARETIKSIARKHGLLATFLPKPDLNDIGSGSHVHLSLWEDDQNVFMGSSKDNFYGMSKTGAQFLAGVYHHLSSILAFTAPHPNSYDRIQPNTWSGAYLCWGKENREAPLRTACPPGVPLELVSNFEIKSFDACANPHLGLAAIVAAGIDGLRRGLKLPEPVESNPADYASKLQRLPQNLQESVESLSGDKVLHELIGDKLVKAAIAIRKAEIDHYAKNPGAFNDLIYRY
- the LOC120650880 gene encoding protein fluG-like isoform X1: MTGCPLSLAKLLGAGLECPAPIVHGVMRCGSFPRQWLRTETRSLRDIAALYNCEASLEKVEEFRTAEGLKSISSKCFEAANISAILIDDGITFDKMLDLESHKALSPLIGRVLRIERLAETIINDESFSGSSWTLDSFTESYVAKLKSVSTQIVALKSIAAYRSGLEINPNVSKTDAEDGLRKELTGPRPFRITNKNLIDYLFTCSLEIAVSANLPVQIHTGFGDKDLDLRKCNPLHLRAVLEDKRFSKCQIVLLHASYPFSKEASYLASVYSQVYLDFGLAIPKLSVHGMTSSLKELLELAPIKKVMFSTDGYAFPETYYLGAKKARDVVYNVLAAACEDGDLSIQEAIEAVDDIFRRNALHLYKLNVTNGSINNETTIAGGGVSSTSVEEDVLFVRIIWSDASGQNRCRVVPAGRFYEVTRNKGVGLTFAVMGMTSFCDGPADGTNLTGVGEIRLVPDMPTLLRLPWSSREEMVMADMQIRPGEAWEYCPRNALRKVTKVLLDEFNVTMKAGFENEFFLRRKLVSDGVEQWVPYDNTNYCSTSAFDGASSILQEVYSSLKTSDIVVEQLHAESGKGQFEIALKYILCTLAADKLIYARETIKSIARKHGLLATFLPKPDLNDIGSGSHVHLSLWEDDQNVFMGSSKDNFYGMSKTGAQFLAGVYHHLSSILAFTAPHPNSYDRIQPNTWSGAYLCWGKENREAPLRTACPPGVPLELVSNFEIKSFDACANPHLGLAAIVAAGIDGLRRGLKLPEPVESNPADYASKLQRLPQNLQESVESLSGDKVLHELIGDKLVKAAIAIRKAEIDHYAKNPGAFNDLIYRY